The Candidatus Koribacter versatilis Ellin345 genome has a segment encoding these proteins:
- the tpiA gene encoding triose-phosphate isomerase, which produces MSRKKIIAGNWKMHNTPQQSLAFVKAFLPLVADHTRDEIVLCPPYLSLATVVEATKGSNVMVGAQNMHWEVKGAFTGECSPEMLVESGVTHVIIGHSERRQYFNETDDTVNRKLEVALEHGLTPIVCVGEVLEEREAGLTEDVLRRQCSRAFRGISGKKAAKLVMAYEPVWAIGTGKTATPEIAEDAHLVIRGEAAKAFGDDFAHALRIQYGGSVKADNARTLMSQPDIDGALVGGASLDAAGFAKIVKY; this is translated from the coding sequence ATGAGCCGTAAGAAGATCATTGCCGGTAATTGGAAGATGCATAACACGCCGCAGCAATCGCTGGCGTTCGTAAAGGCGTTTCTGCCGCTGGTGGCAGACCACACGCGCGATGAGATCGTGCTTTGCCCGCCCTACCTTTCACTGGCAACCGTGGTTGAAGCAACCAAGGGATCGAATGTCATGGTCGGCGCGCAGAACATGCACTGGGAGGTAAAAGGCGCGTTCACCGGTGAGTGCTCGCCTGAGATGCTGGTTGAGAGCGGCGTGACCCACGTGATTATCGGCCACTCGGAACGCCGCCAGTATTTCAACGAGACCGACGACACCGTCAACCGCAAGCTCGAGGTCGCCCTCGAGCACGGGCTCACGCCCATCGTCTGCGTCGGCGAAGTCCTCGAAGAGCGTGAAGCCGGCCTCACCGAAGACGTCCTTCGCCGCCAGTGCTCGCGTGCCTTCCGCGGCATCTCCGGCAAGAAAGCAGCCAAGCTCGTCATGGCGTACGAACCGGTGTGGGCGATCGGTACCGGCAAGACCGCAACCCCCGAAATTGCCGAAGATGCCCACCTCGTAATTCGTGGCGAAGCAGCCAAAGCATTCGGCGACGATTTTGCGCACGCGCTCCGTATCCAGTATGGCGGCAGCGTGAAAGCTGACAATGCGCGTACCTTGATGTCGCAGCCGGACATCGACGGGGCGCTCGTCGGTGGAGCGAGCCTGGACGCCGCGGGCTTCGCGAAAATCGTGAAGTACTAA
- a CDS encoding ferritin-like domain-containing protein has translation MALFSMKVENLEELFIEQLRDLYDGEQQITKALPKLIEKATDSRLQDALQDHLEVTREQIRRLEQIFQILGEDADGETCKGMKGVIAEGDDVVGDADDKAVRDAVIIASAQRVEHYEIAGYGTVRTYANLLGQAQIAQLLEQTLQEEKEADQTLNQIAESVNIDAKAA, from the coding sequence ATGGCCCTGTTTTCCATGAAAGTTGAGAACCTTGAAGAGCTGTTCATTGAGCAGCTCCGTGACCTTTACGACGGCGAGCAGCAGATCACAAAGGCGTTGCCGAAGCTGATTGAGAAAGCGACCGATTCACGACTGCAAGATGCGTTGCAAGATCATCTCGAAGTTACTCGTGAGCAGATTCGTCGCCTCGAGCAGATCTTCCAGATCCTGGGCGAAGACGCCGATGGCGAAACCTGCAAAGGCATGAAAGGCGTGATTGCCGAAGGTGATGACGTCGTTGGCGATGCGGACGACAAAGCGGTGCGCGATGCGGTCATCATAGCGTCTGCGCAGCGAGTGGAACATTACGAGATCGCTGGCTATGGAACGGTGCGAACGTATGCGAATTTGCTCGGCCAAGCGCAGATCGCACAGCTCCTGGAACAGACACTGCAGGAAGAGAAGGAAGCAGACCAGACACTTAACCAGATCGCTGAAAGCGTAAATATCGACGCAAAAGCCGCGTAA
- a CDS encoding helix-hairpin-helix domain-containing protein — protein MKRLLFWTAGIVLGVWVARELRQAGMRLSHVVRRVDLNLCSHEDLVTLPGITEHFAERIVENRPYRHRLDLVARMVIPSGVYQEIRDLIDVESGSAVRTANVAS, from the coding sequence ATGAAGCGCCTTTTGTTTTGGACCGCCGGCATTGTGCTCGGCGTATGGGTCGCGCGTGAACTGCGCCAAGCAGGGATGCGGCTTTCGCATGTCGTTCGACGTGTGGACCTGAATCTCTGTTCTCATGAAGACCTAGTGACCCTGCCGGGGATCACCGAGCATTTCGCGGAACGCATCGTCGAAAACCGTCCCTACCGCCACCGTCTCGATCTCGTCGCACGCATGGTCATTCCCAGCGGGGTTTATCAGGAAATCCGCGACCTTATAGACGTTGAGAGTGGATCCGCGGTGAGGACTGCGAACGTGGCCTCCTAG